The Streptomyces sp. 135 sequence CTGTTCAGGACGCGTGTCGGAGCAGTCAGGTCGCGGACGAGAGCGAGACCGACGGGGGAGGGGCCACTGGACAAGAGGTAGGGCGCCCAGTCGGCCTGCGCAAAGGCGGCTTGCAGCCGATCACTCCGGAAGGTCCCGTCGGGGTTGGGCAGAGCGCCGCTGAACTCCGACATGTCATGCCCGAAGAGCAACCAGAGGCGCTCCAGCACGGGTTGGTCGGTCACATCGGCCAGGCGCGCGGATACGTCGGTCATCAGTCTCCCTCGTTGTGGACATGAAAAAGCCTCCCTGGCGGACGCGGAGGCGGAGCCCGGCCGGGGAGGCTTGAGTACTGAAAGGGAACGTATCAGGTCCACCTCCGCCTGTCGCGGGCGCCGCTCACACGTCCCGGCGGCACACCACGGTCACCGTCACGGCCACCGCCACCAGCGGCCACACCGCGAAGACCGTCCACGCCTCGGCGGGCGTCACCGGATACTTCTCCGCCGAGCCCGGCACGGCAGGGTTCTCCACCAGGCGCCGCCAGGCGGAGAGCAGCATCGCGTTGCCGATCTCCTTGACCCACCGGTATGTGTCGCCCTGCAAGACCGCAGGCAGCAGCAGAAGTGTGCCGACCACCGCCACGACCGTGCCCGCGGCATGGCGAATGGCCGCGCCGAGCGCCATGCCGACCAGCGCGCACACCGGAGCGAGCAGCGCGGAGGCCGCGATGGCGCGCACCGCTCCGGGGTCGCCGACCGACAGGCCGCCCTCCTCGCGGAGCAGCGCCTGCGTCATACCGAAAGAAACCCCCGCGACGACCACGCCGAGCGCGCACAGCACCGCCGCGACAACGGCCGTCTTCGCCGCGATCACCGCACGGCGGTCCGGCACGGCCGTGAACGTCGTACGGACCAGGCCGCTGGTGTACTCGCCGAAGACGCAGAGCGCCCCCACAGTGGCCGCGATGACCATCCAGAGCTGCCAGGCCGGTTCGACGAAGGCGGTGTGCAGCGGGTCGAACCGGAAGTGCCGCTCGGTCCCGGCCGGAGGCTGGGGCATGCCCGCGAGCCGACGGGCGTTGGACCAGGCGGAGTTCGCATTGATCGCGATCACGACGAGGGCGCCACCGCCGAGCACCCAGTACGTGGAACGCAGCGAGCGGAGTTTGATCCACTCGGCGGCGAGGAGGTCGGTGAAGCGGGCGCGGGGCGTGGTGGTGCCCGCTTGGCCCCGGGCCTCCGCGGTGGGCGTACTCATCGTGTTCCTTCCGCGAGGAGCTGCCCGTGCTCCTCGTGCTTCTCTGTTGGGCTGCGGGACGCCCCTGTGAGGTAGTCCACGCGGTCGGCGGTGAGTTCCATGAACGCCTTCTCCAAGGAGCGGCCACCGGAGGCGAGTTCGTGCAGCGGGATCCGGTGGGCGCATGCCAGTTCGCCGATGCGGGCCGCCGGCAGGCCGGTGACGGTGAGCAGCCCCTCGCCGTCCGCAAGGACCGCGGCACCCTCGTCGGTCAGGACGGTCGCGAGCCCGGCGGCGTCGGGCGTCCGCACGGACACGTCGGGCCGGGACGCACGGGCCGCGAACCGGGCGACGCTTTCGGCGGCGATCAGCTCCCCGCGGCCGATCACGACGAGGTGCTCGGCGGTGTCCTCCATCTCGCCCATCTGGTGGCTGGAGACGAAGACCGTGCGCCCCTCGCCGGCGAGCCGCCGGAAGAGCCCGCGCATCCACGACACACCTTCCGGGTCAAGCCCGTTGAGCGGCTCGTCGAAGAGGAGGACCGGCGGGTCGCCGAGCAGCGCGGCGGCGATGCCGAGCCGCTGCCTCATGCCGAGCGAGTAGCCGGACACGCGTCGCCGCGCCGCCTCGGTGAGGCCTACCTCGGCCAGGACCTCGGCGACCCGGTGACGCGGGATTCCGTTGCCGCGGGCGAGTGCGGCCAGGTGGTCCCATCCGCTGCGTCCGACGTGTACGTCGCCCGCGTCGAGCAGCACGCCGACGTGGCGCAGGCCGCGCGGTCGGTCGCGGAACGGCCGTCCTCCGATGGTGGCGCTACCGCCGGTGGGACTCACCAGGCCGAGCAGCATGCGCAGCGTGGTGGTCTTGCCGGCGCCGTTCGGTCCGAGGAAGCCTGTCACGCGCCCCGGGCGCACCGTGAAACTCAGGGCGTTCACCGCGGTGGTGTCGCCATAGCGCTTGGTCAGTTCATGTACTTCGATCACGGTCCGAATCTGCCGCGCACAGGGCGACCAGGGCATCGGCCGGGCGGCCACATCTGCGGGCTGGGCGGTAGCCCGTGGGCGTACGCCCGGGGGCTATGTCCCGCTGATGGCGCACGCACCTGTGTCTCGCCGTGCAGGCGCTGCTCCTCCGCCGTGAACCTCGATGTCAATGGGCGGTACTGTCGGCCGATGGCGTCTGACGAGTCGAGCGCGTGCCCGCTTCACGGTGCCGGGGTGAGCGGGCAGAGCTTGGTGGGCCGCCGGGTCGTGAAGGTCGTCGCGTCGTGGCACGTATACCCCGGCGATGACCCGGCGGGCCCGCTGGAGGTGTGGCTGATCGATGGCCGAGGTGTCGCCGTTCGCATCACGACCGGATCGGATTGGTGCCTGATCGCAGAGGAGTCGGAGCCGCACGCGGGCTACGACATGGGCGACTCGGGGCTCGTCACGGTGGGAGCGAGCCGGCAGGAGACACCGTTCGCGGACCACATCGGGGAGAGTGTTCTGGCGGTGCGGGAAGACCACGTGTCGAACGCCGGTCGCGTCGCCCTGGAGCTCTCCTTCCCCACCGGCGGCGTCCGTTGTGAGAGCTGGGCCGGGGACCTCCGCCTGTCTGCGACCGGCCGCCAGCCGGGATCGGCAACGTGAACGTGACGTGGGTGCCCAACGGGCCGACCGGTGGTTCGTCACGAAACCCTGGTCAGCCAGGGCTGTCGTTTCGGGTTTCGCTGACGGGTCTGTCGATGCGGTAGACGTAATGGGTGCGGTCGTCGTCCGGATTGTCAGGGGTCAGTTCGGCGGTACCGATCCTGAGCAGTCCGGCCTTCTCCAGGGCCCGCCATGACGCGCGGTTCGCCGCGTGGACCGGGACGACGACGGCGGACGCGTCCGCGTGGTCGGTCCATGTGGCCGCCACGATCTCCCGGATGATGCGGGGGCCAAGTCCCTGCCCCACCCGTGCGGGGTCGCCGAGCAGGTAGTCGATCGTGACCGCCGTTTCGGGGAGTTCGACCTGGTCGGTCATCTCCGCCAGGTAGTTGGGGTAGTCCGCGAATCGACACCGTTGGACCAGAGCGACGGGCGCGCCGTCCAGCATGACCAGAAGATCCTCGGACGGCTCCTCGCCGCGCGTCGCCGGCCCGAAGTCCCGCGCGACCGCCTCCACGGAGGTGTCGTGGCTCCACCAGCGGGCCACGTGCGGTTGCATGAGCCACTGCCGCACCAACCCGAGGTCTCCCTCGGTCACCCTCCGCCACGTGATCACCACGACTCCTCACCTGCTCACCACCGCGCCAGATCACGCCGACCCCAGCCAGCGGCTCGTCACGCGGCCACCGGGTAATGGGTTCATGACTGCCGCCGAGTCCGCCGAATCCGCCGCGCGGATCCTCACGGCGGCGGCCCCCGAACTCGGCGCCGGCGTGCGCAAGGCGACGGCGAAGGCGGCCGCGGCCGTGTGCGGGGAGGCCGCGCTGATGCGGGCCTGGGGACACGGCCCCGGCGAGCTGGAGCGGAGGCCGTTCGACCGGCGCGCCCGGTTCGCCGAACGGCTGCGCACCAGTCGCCTCGCCCAGTGGGCGGAGCTGATCGGCCGCTTCCGTCAGATGGCCGAGGGTGAGCGCGCCCGCAAGGTCGAGAACACCAAGGGGAACTGGTCGGCGTCACACTCGGCGACCTCTCCCGCGTGGCCCCCTCCGAGCCCGCCGGCCTCGGCCTGCCCGAGCAGAGTGCGGTGTTCGGCCGCGCGGCGCGGCCATGGCGTGCGCCCCGGCGCTGCTGGATCAGGCCCGCCACGCCGGGCGGAACTTCGTGATGATCACCGACGACGAGTGCGAGGGCACCGAGGAATGGATGCGCGGCTGGAACCGAGACGGCTCCGTGCCGCCCCCGGCCATCACGCTCACCCGCTCAGCGAATCGACAGGTCGAAGCACGGAAGGGCGGACGGCTGCTTGCGCGAGGACGAGTTCCCGCGCGGTCTCCATGTCGCTGAACGGGAGCAGTTCACCGCGGACGGCCTGGTGCGGTTCGCTGCCCTTGCCGGCTATGAGGACGGTGTCCCCGGGACCGGCCGAGGACAGCGCGAAGGCGATCGCCTCACGACGGTCGGCGAGCCGCTCGAACGGCGTGCCGGTGGCCGCGAGGCCCGGGGTGATCTGGTCCAAGATCGCCTCAGGGTCCTCGAAGCGAGGGTTGTCGCAGGTCAGGACGCACAGATCCGAGTGGGTGCCCGCGATGCTCCCCATCTCGGCCCGCTTCGTGGTGTCTCGGTCGCCGCCGCAGCCGAAGACAGTGATCACCCGGCCGGGTGCGTAGCCGCGGATGGTGGTCAGAACCTTGTCCAGGGAGTCGGGGGAGTGGGCGTAGTCCACGATCACGGTGGCGCCCTCAGGGGTCTCGAAGCGTTCGAACCGCCCGGGGACGGGCGGAAGCTGTGCGAGCGCGCCGACGAGGGCGTCCAGGTCGTGCCCCAGTACGTGGCAGGCGGCGAGCGTCGCAAGGGAGTTGGCCACCGAGTACCGGCCCGGGAACGGTATCGCCGCCGGATACGCCCGCCCCTCGTGGTGCAGGGTGAACCGCGTACCCGAGGCACTCACCACGAGGTCGGTCGCGCGGTAGTCCGCCGGTGCGTCGAGAGCGTAAGTGGTCACCGCGCCGGGCATCATGGCCGCGATCCCGGCCCCCACCGGGTCGTCGGCGTTGACCACCGCGTGCCGGCACAAGCCCTGGAAGAGCCGGAGTTTGGCATCCCGGTAGTCGGCCATCGTCCCGTGGTCGTCCAGGTGATCCTGCGTCAGATTGGTGAACACGCCGACGTCGATGAACGTCCGGTCCACCCGGTGTGTCAGCAGGGCCATGGAGGTGGCCTCCAGGACCACACTGCTGGCCGCGTGGTCGCGCATGTATCCCAACAGGTACTGGAGGTCGGGCGATTCCGGCGTGGAGAGCACCGAGTGCGGCATGCGGATCTGTTCGTCGCCGATCCGGCTGCCGGCCGTCCCGATGACCCCCACCTTCGCTCCGGCGGAGATCCGCAGGGCGGATTCGATCATGTACGAGACGGACGTCTTGCCGTTGGTGCCGGTGATCGCCACCATGTCCATCCGCCGCCCCGGTTCGCCGAAGTACCGGGCGGCCACCACCGCGGCCGCCCGTCGCGTGTCCGCCACCCGCACGACACACCCGTCCGCGGGCCACGGCATCGCAGGCAGCGTCGGATCATCCCCCTCGACGATGACGGCGGCGGCCCCGCGGGCGAACGCGTCGGCCACGGAACCCGGCCCGCCCTCCTGGTGACCGGGTACGGCGACGAAAACGGAACCAGGCAGCACCCGGTCGACATCGAAAGTCACACCACCGGTGATCGCGGTCGCTCCCGGGTCGCCCCGCAGTGCGTGGTGTGGGTGTCCGGCCAACAACTCGTTCAGCTTCACGATGATCCCTTCGAAGTGGCGCGGCCCGCGCGTGCGGTCGCAGCTGGGGGCGAGAGGTGACGTCCGGAAACGGAGAGCGTCCGGCGCCGATGGACCCGAGGGAGAAGATCCGGCGCACGCCACCGGAGGAGCGGCGAGCCGGTGCGAGATTCGCTAGCCGTGGTCGTGCAGGGCGATACGCCGGGCCCCGGGCGTCCGGAGGCCCGCCGCGGCAACCGGCCGTCCGGCGCCGGGGCGCGGTTCAGAGGCGGCCGACCGCCGGCCCTGCCTCGTGCAACCCGTGTGGCCCATGTGGCCGAGTGTACGGCCGCCGTACCTGTCCGGCAGTGACGTTTCTGTGGTGAATGTGCTGCACCGGGAGGGTGAGAGTAGCGCGGGTCGGGGAGTTCCGCTCTCGACGCCGAGATGATCCTGTCCCGGCATCCCCCACCTGAATCCCTCCACCTGAAGCCCCCACGCGAATCTCCCCCACGATCAGGAGCCAGGCGTTGAAGCACGGAACGAAGTTGCGGGACCGGATCGCCACGCCGGGCACGACTCCTCTGATCGGCGTGTACGACATGTACTCCGCGTCCGTCGCCGCCGGTCACTACGACGGGATGTTCGTGTCCGGCTTCGGCTTCGCGGCCTCGTACTACGGGCTGCCCGACATCGGCTTCATCGCCTGGCCGGACATGGTGGCGTTCACGCAGCGGCTGCGGGGCGCGTTCCCGGGGCACCACCTGCTCGTGGACATCGACGACGGGTACGCCGATCCCGAAGTGGCCTGTCACGTGGTGGAGAGCCTGGAGCGGATCGGGGCTTCCGGAGTGATCCTGGAGGACCAGAAGCGGCCCCGCCGCTGCGGGCACGCGGACGGCAAGCAGGTGCTGCCGCTCGACGAGTACCTGACCAAGCTGGAAATGGTGCTGCGGACCCGCAGGGACATGGTCGTGGTGGCCCGGACCGACGCGACGGACGAGGCCGACA is a genomic window containing:
- a CDS encoding isocitrate lyase/PEP mutase family protein, producing MKHGTKLRDRIATPGTTPLIGVYDMYSASVAAGHYDGMFVSGFGFAASYYGLPDIGFIAWPDMVAFTQRLRGAFPGHHLLVDIDDGYADPEVACHVVESLERIGASGVILEDQKRPRRCGHADGKQVLPLDEYLTKLEMVLRTRRDMVVVARTDATDEADIMERARCLAATDADVVLVDGVRDVEGIRRIREVVDGKPLLFNQIAGGKSPRLSLAELTDLGMDVAIYSTPCLFAAHEAMEAALTELKRADGRLPSVDPVRGIGVAASTRLLERNIARHHPKDAENA
- a CDS encoding UDP-N-acetylmuramoyl-L-alanyl-D-glutamate--2,6-diaminopimelate ligase translates to MKLNELLAGHPHHALRGDPGATAITGGVTFDVDRVLPGSVFVAVPGHQEGGPGSVADAFARGAAAVIVEGDDPTLPAMPWPADGCVVRVADTRRAAAVVAARYFGEPGRRMDMVAITGTNGKTSVSYMIESALRISAGAKVGVIGTAGSRIGDEQIRMPHSVLSTPESPDLQYLLGYMRDHAASSVVLEATSMALLTHRVDRTFIDVGVFTNLTQDHLDDHGTMADYRDAKLRLFQGLCRHAVVNADDPVGAGIAAMMPGAVTTYALDAPADYRATDLVVSASGTRFTLHHEGRAYPAAIPFPGRYSVANSLATLAACHVLGHDLDALVGALAQLPPVPGRFERFETPEGATVIVDYAHSPDSLDKVLTTIRGYAPGRVITVFGCGGDRDTTKRAEMGSIAGTHSDLCVLTCDNPRFEDPEAILDQITPGLAATGTPFERLADRREAIAFALSSAGPGDTVLIAGKGSEPHQAVRGELLPFSDMETARELVLAQAAVRPSVLRPVDSLSG
- a CDS encoding GNAT family N-acetyltransferase, giving the protein MITWRRVTEGDLGLVRQWLMQPHVARWWSHDTSVEAVARDFGPATRGEEPSEDLLVMLDGAPVALVQRCRFADYPNYLAEMTDQVELPETAVTIDYLLGDPARVGQGLGPRIIREIVAATWTDHADASAVVVPVHAANRASWRALEKAGLLRIGTAELTPDNPDDDRTHYVYRIDRPVSETRNDSPG
- a CDS encoding ABC transporter permease translates to MSTPTAEARGQAGTTTPRARFTDLLAAEWIKLRSLRSTYWVLGGGALVVIAINANSAWSNARRLAGMPQPPAGTERHFRFDPLHTAFVEPAWQLWMVIAATVGALCVFGEYTSGLVRTTFTAVPDRRAVIAAKTAVVAAVLCALGVVVAGVSFGMTQALLREEGGLSVGDPGAVRAIAASALLAPVCALVGMALGAAIRHAAGTVVAVVGTLLLLPAVLQGDTYRWVKEIGNAMLLSAWRRLVENPAVPGSAEKYPVTPAEAWTVFAVWPLVAVAVTVTVVCRRDV
- a CDS encoding ATP-binding cassette domain-containing protein — encoded protein: MIEVHELTKRYGDTTAVNALSFTVRPGRVTGFLGPNGAGKTTTLRMLLGLVSPTGGSATIGGRPFRDRPRGLRHVGVLLDAGDVHVGRSGWDHLAALARGNGIPRHRVAEVLAEVGLTEAARRRVSGYSLGMRQRLGIAAALLGDPPVLLFDEPLNGLDPEGVSWMRGLFRRLAGEGRTVFVSSHQMGEMEDTAEHLVVIGRGELIAAESVARFAARASRPDVSVRTPDAAGLATVLTDEGAAVLADGEGLLTVTGLPAARIGELACAHRIPLHELASGGRSLEKAFMELTADRVDYLTGASRSPTEKHEEHGQLLAEGTR